A single region of the Gorilla gorilla gorilla isolate KB3781 chromosome 1, NHGRI_mGorGor1-v2.1_pri, whole genome shotgun sequence genome encodes:
- the TRAF3IP3 gene encoding TRAF3-interacting JNK-activating modulator isoform X3 has translation MKKVLLEMEDQKNSYEQKAKESLQKVLEEKMNAEQQLQSTQRSLALAEQKCEEWRSQYEALKEDWRTLGTQHRELESQLHVLQSKLQGADSRDLQMNQALRFLENEHQELQAKIECLQGDRDLCSLDTQDLQDQLKRSEAEKLTLVTRVQQLQGLLQNQSLQLQEQEKLLTKKGQQIYYHKF, from the exons ATGAAAAAAGTACTACTGGAGATGGAAGACCAGAAAAACAGCTATGAGCAGAAGGCCAAGGAGTCACTGCAGAAAGTGCTGGAGGAGAAAATGAATGCAGAGCAGCAACTACAGAGCACACAG CGATCCCTGGCCCTGGCAGAGCAGAAGTGTGAAGAGTGGAGGAGCCAGTATGAGGCTCTGAAGGAGGACTGGAGGACCCTTGGGACCCAGCACAGGGAGCTGGAGAGCCAACTCCACGTGCTTCAGTCCAAACTGCAG GGAGCAGATAGCAGGGACTTACAGATGAACCAGGCCCTGCGATTTTTGGAAAATGAGCACCAGGAACTGCAGGCCAAGATTGAATGCCTGCAAGGGGACAGAGACCTGTGCAGCTTGGATACCCAGGACCTACAAG ATCAACTAAAAAGGTCAGAGGCGGAGAAACTCACCCTGGTGACCAGAGTACAGCAGTTGCAGG GTTTGCTTCAGAATCAATCCTTACAGCTTCAAGAACAGGAGAAACTCTTAACAAAGAAAGGTCAGCAAATTTATTACCACAAATTCTAA